Sequence from the Bacteroides sp. genome:
AAACCTGACCATTAAGGACATTACCCATAGCCTGGCTTTCGATGCCATTGTCAGTCATTCTGAGGGGCAGATCAACGCTTCTGCTGAGTTTGCTTTCGACCGCTCCTTATACGAAGTTCGCTTCGGTTCGGGACGTTTCTTCGATGACCTTGGCGATAACCTTATTAACGACGAGATCAACCTTTCCATTAAACTGGTTGCTTCTTACTAATCGTTATTGCTAAAAAAATTCATGAAGCCGCCCCAAATTGAGGGGGCGGCTTTTTTTATGGGCACATACAGGTTTATTGCCGTATTTAATCCTGAGGAGTCCAAGTTGGAGCATATGCAAGGGTGGAGAAAGCTTTAGGCCAGGTTTACTGTCTCGGGATAACTAGCCCATTATGACAAAAAAGAATGCGGCTGCAGGATTCAAGGCTTGATCTTGAAGCCGCATTTCAAAGGGGAAAGCTTTAGTCCTCGTGTTTGGTATCTTCTTCGCCGGGATGAAAGGAGGTCCACTTGTAACTGTACAGACCTTCCTGAAGGCGTTTTTCTTTTTCCTCGGGTGAGAGTTTTTCGTATTCTGCTTTCTCTGCTTCGTATTTTCTTCGTTTCTCCTCCTGTAAGGCCCTGATGCCTGCCAGGTGACGCTGTTCAATTTGGTTCGAAAGGAAGGTCGTTGCCACTGAAGGGAACAGCTCGAGCAGCAATTCTTCCTTTTCGTTCTGGGCCAGATGCACTCCGCCAAACTCTTCAAGCACGGGGTTGTCTTGCTTTTTATAGTCCTTTGGGTCGTATGGCGTTTCTTTTTTCGAGCCGGTAATCTGCTTGCGGAATGCTGGGTCGATTGGGATGGGCGTTTTTCCGTAAAGGCCTTTCACCAGGTTGACAAACTGCACGGAATTGGTATTGTAAAAAGGTTTCCCATTATTTTCGTCGATGACACAGTTCACGGCCTGCACACCAACGATCTGGCTGGTGGGGGTTACCAGTGGGGGCAAACCAGCTGCCAGTCTTACCGTGGGAATAATTTCCAGGACGCGGGGCAGCAGTTTCTCGAGTTTAAGTTGTTTTAGTTGTGCAAGCATATTGGTGTACATTCCCCCGGGGATTTCGGCTGTGCGCACGTTTTCATTGGGTGGAGGGAAATTAAAATAATGTTCGATGGCTTGCGTGGTGGCCAGCAGTTCACGTTCCTTACGTTCGCTCGCCAGTTCGATGGCCCTGTCGAACAGGGCATCAATTTCTTTCGGCAGCTGGTCCTTGGTGATGTCAAAGTCAATGGGGAAGATCTGATAGCTGTCGTAATCGATGAGTTCCTTACGGATCTCTTTCAATTCGCGGTTGATCTCTACCACGGCCTCCAGGTTGACGCCGGTATCGATGCCCAGCTTATTACAGAACAGCTGCACGATTTCAAAAGAGGGTCCTGCAGGTCCGCCGGCAAAGTTCAGTATGCAGGTATCAACCACATCAACACCGTTGAGGATGGCTGTCAATACCGAGGCCAGTCCATAACCCGGGGTGGAGTGGGTGTGGAAGTTGATGGGAATACCCACTTCCTCCTTCATCAGCTTGATGATGATTCCTGACTTTACTGGTGGTATCAGACCAGCCATGTCCTTGATGGTGATCATGTCGGCACCCATGCGTTCCAGTTCCTGGGCCTTGCGAACGAAGTACTCTATGGTGAAAACCTTGCCTGGTAAAGGCTTGCCCTTAAGCAGGCCAAGGATGCGGTCGCGATTCCTGAATTTTGGATCCACCGTATAACAAACCGTACAGTCGGCAAGTCCCCCGTTTTCCTTGACGAACTTGATGGTCGAGGTGATGTTGCTGGTGTCGTTGAGTGCGTCGAAAATGCGCATGATATCAATACCCGATTGTACGGCATTGCGGTTAAAGCCTTCGATGACTGTGTCGGGGTAGGGGTTATAGCCGAAGAGATTACGGCCGCGTGAAAGGGCGGTGAGTTTGGAGGTATCACCAATAGCGGCTTTGATCTTTTCCAGCCGCTCCCAGGGGTCTTCGTTGAGGTAACGCATCACCGAGTCAGGTACGGCTCCGCCCCAGACTTCCATGGCATAAAAACCGGCCTTCTTGTATAAGGGGAGAACCCGGTCAACCTGGGCCTGGGTCATCCGGGTAGCGAATAAGGACTGCTGCCCATCACGTAAAGTAAGGTCTCTGATCTTCAGGGTTTTATTCATAGCTGAGAAGGATGTGAGAAATATTTTTTCGATTTTCTACGAACTGCAAAGGTATAGATTATCCTAGAATTGTGAAAAAAATAACAAATTAAAAACTAACCGTTTTTTTCGAAAACGGAAAATTTAATTTGTTTAGAACTAGTGTTTTAAAAAGGGAAGTCGTCAAGGACGTCTTCTTTTGGTCCTTCACTTTCTTCGATGGGGACTGCCACCAGGTGGGTTGAATTGCTTTCCACAAAAATAGCCTTGTAGGGCTGGGTGGGGCAGGCATATTCGCAGGCGCCGCATCCTACGCAGATCTCAGGCCTGACCTCGGGAATACGTAGGCCTTCCCATTCCACCATATGCACAGCCTTGGTGGGACAGTGTTCCGAGCATGCTCCGCAATCGGTGCGGTCGATGGTGACAATGCAGCTCTCCTGTAAAAAGTGTGCAACACCCATCTGTATGGTTTGTTTCTGCTCAGGGCTTTGCCGGGTAATGGCGCCGGTGGGACATACCTCGGTGCATTTCACGCAGTCGAAGTTACAGAAGTTCTTGTGGTAATCGAGCTTGGGCTGCATAAAGCCTTCCAACCCGTAATCGAAGAACGAAGGCACGATTACGTTGGTGGGGCAGGCACCCACGCAGAGGTAACAGGCAATGCAGTTATTGGTGAAGTGCTCAATACTTAAAGATCCAGGTGGAGTTACTGGGGTAGCTGTACCGGTGGGTATCATGCCTGGACTGCTAACGCCCTGTGCCAATGATGTTTTCCTCAACAAGGGTAAGGACAAGGCGCCTGCTGTGAGAGTAAGCAGGAACTTCCTCTTGCCTGTATTTGGAACCGAGGTTTCGTTGGTCTTGGCAATCATTTCCGGTTTCATGCGGCTGTAAAAAAGGGCATCGTTGCTGCATGCCGTAAAGCAGTTGAAACAACTGATGCAGCGGCTGTGGTCGATGGTCTTAGTGCGGCTGTCAAGACATTCAGCCTTGCATACTCGCTCGCATTTCCCGCAAAGGGTACAGGCATCATCCTTGAAAGTGATCTTATAGAAAGATTTACGGGACACCAGACCTAATAGGGAACCAGCCGGGCACAGGGTATTGCAGAACAAACGCCCGCGCCATATTGACAGGGTGCCTATGGTCAGAAGGATGATGGATGAAACAATTAAGACATTCAGGGGCAGTGTTTTAACTTCCATGGGTGCCACCGAGTATATATGAAATTGTTCCAGGAGCAGTCCTAGCTTGTTGTTGATGAAAAGGAATGCCGGTTGCAGAATGCTCACCGATATCTTGCCGAAATTGGAATAGGGATCCAGCAGGTTTACAAGGAACAGGCTGCCGAAGAACCAAAAAATGATGGTAGCTCCAAGGATGCTGTATCGAAGTATGTTATTTGGATTTTTGGAATAAAAGAACCGGCGCTTTTTCTTGCTTTTAAACCTGCGACCTAATGCGATAAAACCATCCTGCAGGGTCCCCAAAGGGCAGATGGAGGAGCAGTATACCCTCCCGAAAAGGAAGGTAAGCAAAAGGATAAGCACAAAGCCCAATCCCGAAACGGTAAAAAATAGGGCCAGGAAACGCAGGATGGAGGGGATGAGCTGGAGGCGCAACAACAGAGTTGAGGGCTTGCTGAGCCATCCTGACTCAATGCCCAGGAAAAACAGCAGCAGCAAAGTGAAGATCAACAGGGAGACCCCGATGCGGATTTTTTTCAGGTGTCTTAATTTCATAAGAATGCAGGTTAAACAGCGACGCGCTTGATGTTGAGGCTGCTGAGGTCCATCTTGCCAATCTTCATCTCATCAGCGATTTTAATATGTCCGATATTTTCGGGCTGAGTGCCGAAGATGAGAGCACTTGCTGCATCCACCGCTACAATGTCGGTCGATACCAGCAGGCTCTTCTTCAACGAAAGGTCGGCTGTAGAAGTGCCTTTTGGGCCGTTTTGGGTCATTACCAGGTAGGCATCCACGATGTTCAGGTCCGGCTTGCTGTAAGTGCAAAAATCTGCAATGCACTGGTGCAGGTCGTTGCGGTGCCAAAAGCGGCGATCCCATACCGCCCCCATGAGGTTCTTCATGGCCACGGTAACGGTTGCCGAACCGTGATGTTTTAACACAGGCACATTGATGAACACATCGGAATCAAGAATCTGCTCGTGGACTTTGGCGGAGGTCAGTCTTTTTCCTCCCGGGATCGTTACATCCCGGTAATAGCGCTCAAGGTTGCCGGGAACCATTTGTCCGCCGGCTTTTTTCACGGCTTCTTCAATGCCGCTGTTTTGATAGCAGCGCTGCCAGTTGTCGCAGGTGTTGTCGAACACAAGAACACGGCTGGCGCCCACCTCCAGGCAATCCTTGACAATGGCTGCCACCAGCTCGGGGTTGGTGTTGCCTGCACGTTCAGCGGGCACGTCCCAGCCAATGTTGGGCTTCACCACCACCCGCTGCCCGCGCCTGACAAAACGCTGCATGCCGCCCATCTCCTGCATGGCACGCCGGTACATGGCCACGGGTTCACCCCCGCGCACTGCAACCAGATCGTAATTACCCCTAGACTGTGAAGTCGTTCGTTGGCCAGCAAAAAGCGGAATGCGGCCCAGCGTGAATGCATATACCCCGGCCAAAGCAGAGTAAATAAAACCTTTCTGGATGAAATCGCGCCTGTTCATAGTATTCGATTTAATGGATTGCCTGAGTGATTACGCAAAATTATTATTTCAGGACAAATTTTCTTATTTTTACGGCCTTAAACACCTTGGAAAGTGTTTATTTATAATGATTTTAAAGTAGGACCCAAAATAAATCAACATATGGCAGCATCTGCAAGCAGTCTCACCGTATCCTCCTGGAAGAGTTTTGTAAAACCAGCCCTTCTGGATGTATTTGCATTAGCATTCATTTATTTTCTGCCCGCCATTTCACATATGCTCAGCATTAAACTTTACCTGATCGAGCCCATGCGGGTAATGCTGGTGCTGGCCCTGGTGCATACCCATAAAAAGAATGCCTACCTACTGGCCCTGACCTTGCCGCTGTTTTCTTTCCTGATATCAGCCCACCCGGTGCTGGTGAAGACTATGCTAATATCGGCCGAACTGGTGGTAAACGTATTCCTGTTTTATTTCCTGGTAAAACGCATCCATGTGCTTGCGGCCATCTTCCTCAGCATCTGGCTCAGCAAGATCTTTTATTATGGCCTCAAATACCTGGCCATGCTTTCCATTCTTCCCGGCGACAGTTTGGTCAGCACTCCGCTGCTCATCCAACTGTCCACCTCGGTAGTGTTTAGCCTTTACCTCTTCGTGTTCTTAAAGAAGGAAAAAGTTTAAGCCTGCCTGCCGCTGGCAGGGTTTAAGGTTTGAGGGTTAAGATTCAGGTTATCAGGCACATCAAAAATCAGAAATCCTTAATCCTTGATCTGAAATCAATAGAAATAGGGTATCAGGTACCGGGTTTCAGGTACCGGTTATTAGCTTTTTCTTTTCAACTTTTCAACTTTTCCTTTTTTACCTCTCATTTTCAAGCGGATACCCCAAAGCGTGGATAAAGGCTTGGGTTTCCTTGCTTTGATTGAATGCCCTTACCTTCAGGGCGTGGGGTTCGCGGCGGATGGGGTAGTCGCCCCGCAAGCGTTCAAAGCTGGAAGGATCTTGGCGCAAGGCCCTGTCGTCTGCAAAAATATTATAGGCCTGTAAACTTAAAAGAAAGAAGATATCCTCCTTACTTTCCACTTTTGGAGGAAGGCTAAGCAGGGCGCTTGCAGGCATGGGGATGGCCTGGGGAGTCCAACCGTCGAGGCCCAGACTGAAAAAGCGACTAAGAGCCCTGACACTCGTCGCCGTGCCCTTGGCTTTGCCGTCGGCTGAGTAGCCTGCAATATGAGGCGTGGCAACAGTCGTGAGGCTGAGTAATTCCTGATCGATCTTGGGTTCATTTTCCCAGACATCCACGATGGCCCCCGAAAGTTTCCACGATCGGATGGCTTCGATCAATGCTCCTGTTTCTGTTACTTCGCCTCTGGAGGTATTGATGAACCAGGCCCCTTCCTTCATTTTTTCGAAAAAGGCTTTATCCGCCAGGTGAAATGTTTTGTCGGGCATCCCAGTATTAAGCGGGACGTGCAGGCTGACAACATCAGACTGTTCCAGTAATTCTTCCAGGCTGCAGAAACCTCCTTGGCCTTCGGCGCGCGCCCGGGGCGGGTCGTTTATAAGGGTCTTTATGCCCAGGACTCTGGCAAGCGCTGCCAGGCTTCCGCCCACATGGCCGGCACCAATAACCCCCAGGGTGGTTTTTTCAAAAGAGGTATCTGTATGGCGAATAATATGGCCAAGGGCCGAGGACATATACTGCACCACAGAGCCGGCATTGCATCCCGGTGCATTGGTCCAGGTGATATTGTTACGCTGGCAGTAATCCTTGTCGATGTGGTCATGCCCTATGGTGGCCGAGGCAATGAATTTCACGGATGTACCTTCAAGCAGGCGTGCATTGCAAAGGGTGCGGGTGCGCACAATCAGCGCATCTGCATCCATCAGATCCTCCTGGCTGATGGCTGCCCCAGGCAGGTAAACCACCTGTGCTACAGGCTCGAGCGCGCCCTTCAAAAAGGGGATCTTGTTATCTGCAACGATCTTAAGCATTCTTATTATGAAAATAAGGCTGGTGAAACTTAATTAACCCCCAACAAATCCAACCACAAAGGTTCATAAAATCATTCAAAGTTCAGCAAAGTTCTGTTACCAAACTCTGCTTTTGTTTTCTTTCACGGCTGAAAAGTCCGCCTTACAAATCAGTTTTCCTTTACCTTTGCGCCATGATTATCATTGGCCAGACCTTAATTTCCGACGAGATTTATCTCGAACAGTTCGTCTGTGACCTGCCGGTTTGTAAAGGCGGGTGCTGCATTGAAGGCGATGCCGGTGCGCCCCTTTCGCCGGAGGAAACTGAAATTTTACAAAAAATCTATCCCCTGGTCAAGCCTTTTATGATGGAGAAGGGTATTGCTACGGTGGAACAAGACGGTACCTGGGTGACCGACCCTGCCGGCGAGCCTGTCACACCCCTGGTGGCGGAAGGCCCCTGTGCATACGTCTATTACGATGCAAACGACATTGCCAAATGCGCAATCGAGAAAGCCTGGGAAGCGGGCGACATCAGCTTCCAGAAACCCATTTCCTGCCACCTTTATCCCATTAGGGTCACTTCTTACACCCACTACGATGCCCTAAACTATCATCGCTGGCCCATTTGCAATTGCGCCCGTAAGAAAGGGAAAAAGCTGAATGTCAGGGTGTATCGTTTTCTGAAGGATGCCCTTATTCGCAAATACGGGGAACAATGGTATGAAGAACTTGAGGCATACATCACCTTGGCCTTCGACGAGAATCCTCAATTTCCTGAAATTTCTTCCGAATAAAGAGGTTTTGATGCTAGCGTGTCCACGAGCGGGCGCGCTGAACGGCATCGGCCCATTTTTCCTTCAGGGTCTGAACTTTACTTTCCGGCATACTAGGGTCGAATCGTCTGCCAAGTTGCCAATGTTCCCTTAGCTCATCGATGTCTTTCCAGAAGCCCGTGGCAAGTCCTGCAAGATACGCGGCTCCCAAGGCTGTCGTCTCGATGATCTCGGGGCGAATGACGGGGGTTTTCAGGATGTCGGCCTGGAACTGCATCAGCAGGTTGTTGGCCGAAGCGCCTCCATCCACACGTAGTTCGCTCACCCTCATCCCGGTATCCAGTCTCATGACGTGAAGCACGTCCATGGTCTGAAATGCAATGCCGTCGAGTGCGGCACGGGCAATGTGGGCGCGGGTTGTGCCCCGGCTGAGGCCGATCATCAATCCACGGGCATACTGATCCCAATAGGGGGCGCCCATCCCTGTGAAGCTGGGGACGAAGAACAACTCACCACTGTTTTCTACTTGTGCCGCCAGCGCTTCTATCTCATCCGAGGACTTGATAATACCCAGTCCATCACGCAACCACTGCACCACTGCACCTGCAATGAAGATGCTGCCCTCAAGGGCATAGGTGGTGGTATCACCGATCTTCCAGGCAATGGTTGTCAGCAGGTTGTTTTTCGAGAAGAAGGGTTTCTGGCCTGTGTTCATCAGGATGAAACAACCGGTGCCATACGTATTTTTTACCATCCCTTCCTGTGTACACATCTGCCCGAACAGGGCCGCCTGCTGATCGCCTGCAATGCCTGCAATAGGAACCTCAGCTTCTATGAAGGGCGTTGAGGTGGTATCATAGATCTCGCTGGAAGAAGCCACCCGCGGCAGCATCGATGCAGGGATGCCCATCAGCTCAAGCAATTCATCGTCCCAGTTCAGGGTATTGATATTGAAAAGCATCGTGCGGCTGGCATTGCTCACGTCGGTCACGTGGGTGCGGCCACCCGTAAGTTTCCACACCAACCAGCTGTCCACCGTTCCAAAGGCCAATTCACCCTTTTCCGCCTTTTCACGGGCTCCATCCACGTGGTCAAGGATCCACTTGATCTTGGTACCGCTGAAATAGGCATCAATGACCAAGCCTGTCTTTTCTCTGATCTTCTTCGCCAGTCCGCGATCCTTTAGCTCATCGCAAAAGGCTGAGGTGCGCCGGTCCTGCCATACGATGGCGTTGCATATGGCTTGTCCGCTCGCGCGGTCCCATACGAGGGTGGTCTCCCGCTGATTGGTGATGCCGATGGCTGACAGCTCGCCTGCACCGATCCCGGCTTTCTCCAGGGCTTCCCTTGCCACCTCCCCCTGTGAGGTCCAGATCTCTTCCGGGTCGTGTTCCACCCAGCCCGGCTTGGGAAAGATTTGCCTGAACTCCTTTTGTGCAACGGATTTAATAATTCCCTGTTGGTCGAATAACAAGGCCCTGGAACTTGTGGTACCCTGATCAAATGCAAGTATGTATTTTTCCATGGAGCAATGGCTTGGGATTTCCCTTTGTAATGGACTTTTCTAATGAACGGTCACC
This genomic interval carries:
- a CDS encoding carboxylase, with translation MNKTLKIRDLTLRDGQQSLFATRMTQAQVDRVLPLYKKAGFYAMEVWGGAVPDSVMRYLNEDPWERLEKIKAAIGDTSKLTALSRGRNLFGYNPYPDTVIEGFNRNAVQSGIDIMRIFDALNDTSNITSTIKFVKENGGLADCTVCYTVDPKFRNRDRILGLLKGKPLPGKVFTIEYFVRKAQELERMGADMITIKDMAGLIPPVKSGIIIKLMKEEVGIPINFHTHSTPGYGLASVLTAILNGVDVVDTCILNFAGGPAGPSFEIVQLFCNKLGIDTGVNLEAVVEINRELKEIRKELIDYDSYQIFPIDFDITKDQLPKEIDALFDRAIELASERKERELLATTQAIEHYFNFPPPNENVRTAEIPGGMYTNMLAQLKQLKLEKLLPRVLEIIPTVRLAAGLPPLVTPTSQIVGVQAVNCVIDENNGKPFYNTNSVQFVNLVKGLYGKTPIPIDPAFRKQITGSKKETPYDPKDYKKQDNPVLEEFGGVHLAQNEKEELLLELFPSVATTFLSNQIEQRHLAGIRALQEEKRRKYEAEKAEYEKLSPEEKEKRLQEGLYSYKWTSFHPGEEDTKHED
- a CDS encoding 4Fe-4S dicluster domain-containing protein, yielding MKLRHLKKIRIGVSLLIFTLLLLFFLGIESGWLSKPSTLLLRLQLIPSILRFLALFFTVSGLGFVLILLLTFLFGRVYCSSICPLGTLQDGFIALGRRFKSKKKRRFFYSKNPNNILRYSILGATIIFWFFGSLFLVNLLDPYSNFGKISVSILQPAFLFINNKLGLLLEQFHIYSVAPMEVKTLPLNVLIVSSIILLTIGTLSIWRGRLFCNTLCPAGSLLGLVSRKSFYKITFKDDACTLCGKCERVCKAECLDSRTKTIDHSRCISCFNCFTACSNDALFYSRMKPEMIAKTNETSVPNTGKRKFLLTLTAGALSLPLLRKTSLAQGVSSPGMIPTGTATPVTPPGSLSIEHFTNNCIACYLCVGACPTNVIVPSFFDYGLEGFMQPKLDYHKNFCNFDCVKCTEVCPTGAITRQSPEQKQTIQMGVAHFLQESCIVTIDRTDCGACSEHCPTKAVHMVEWEGLRIPEVRPEICVGCGACEYACPTQPYKAIFVESNSTHLVAVPIEESEGPKEDVLDDFPF
- a CDS encoding DUF362 domain-containing protein; translated protein: MNRRDFIQKGFIYSALAGVYAFTLGRIPLFAGQRTTSQSRGNYDLVAVRGGEPVAMYRRAMQEMGGMQRFVRRGQRVVVKPNIGWDVPAERAGNTNPELVAAIVKDCLEVGASRVLVFDNTCDNWQRCYQNSGIEEAVKKAGGQMVPGNLERYYRDVTIPGGKRLTSAKVHEQILDSDVFINVPVLKHHGSATVTVAMKNLMGAVWDRRFWHRNDLHQCIADFCTYSKPDLNIVDAYLVMTQNGPKGTSTADLSLKKSLLVSTDIVAVDAASALIFGTQPENIGHIKIADEMKIGKMDLSSLNIKRVAV
- a CDS encoding 4-phosphoerythronate dehydrogenase; the encoded protein is MLKIVADNKIPFLKGALEPVAQVVYLPGAAISQEDLMDADALIVRTRTLCNARLLEGTSVKFIASATIGHDHIDKDYCQRNNITWTNAPGCNAGSVVQYMSSALGHIIRHTDTSFEKTTLGVIGAGHVGGSLAALARVLGIKTLINDPPRARAEGQGGFCSLEELLEQSDVVSLHVPLNTGMPDKTFHLADKAFFEKMKEGAWFINTSRGEVTETGALIEAIRSWKLSGAIVDVWENEPKIDQELLSLTTVATPHIAGYSADGKAKGTATSVRALSRFFSLGLDGWTPQAIPMPASALLSLPPKVESKEDIFFLLSLQAYNIFADDRALRQDPSSFERLRGDYPIRREPHALKVRAFNQSKETQAFIHALGYPLENER
- a CDS encoding DUF3109 family protein, which produces MIIIGQTLISDEIYLEQFVCDLPVCKGGCCIEGDAGAPLSPEETEILQKIYPLVKPFMMEKGIATVEQDGTWVTDPAGEPVTPLVAEGPCAYVYYDANDIAKCAIEKAWEAGDISFQKPISCHLYPIRVTSYTHYDALNYHRWPICNCARKKGKKLNVRVYRFLKDALIRKYGEQWYEELEAYITLAFDENPQFPEISSE
- the glpK gene encoding glycerol kinase GlpK yields the protein MEKYILAFDQGTTSSRALLFDQQGIIKSVAQKEFRQIFPKPGWVEHDPEEIWTSQGEVAREALEKAGIGAGELSAIGITNQRETTLVWDRASGQAICNAIVWQDRRTSAFCDELKDRGLAKKIREKTGLVIDAYFSGTKIKWILDHVDGAREKAEKGELAFGTVDSWLVWKLTGGRTHVTDVSNASRTMLFNINTLNWDDELLELMGIPASMLPRVASSSEIYDTTSTPFIEAEVPIAGIAGDQQAALFGQMCTQEGMVKNTYGTGCFILMNTGQKPFFSKNNLLTTIAWKIGDTTTYALEGSIFIAGAVVQWLRDGLGIIKSSDEIEALAAQVENSGELFFVPSFTGMGAPYWDQYARGLMIGLSRGTTRAHIARAALDGIAFQTMDVLHVMRLDTGMRVSELRVDGGASANNLLMQFQADILKTPVIRPEIIETTALGAAYLAGLATGFWKDIDELREHWQLGRRFDPSMPESKVQTLKEKWADAVQRARSWTR